In Thermithiobacillus plumbiphilus, the genomic window CGCGCCATCAGCCAGGCGCTGGCATGTCCCGCAATACGGTTCGCAAGTATCTGCGGCTGGACGAGCAGGCGATCGGCCATCGACTGGAAGATCCCTCACGCACCAAGCGACTCGATGATCACCGGGATTACCGCCCGCATTCGCCGGTCGGCTGAGCTTGAACGTTATGTGATTTGACACCCGGTACGTTACAGGGTACAGTCAAGGAATGATTCGAAGCTTCAAACACAAGGGCTTGGCAAAATTCTTCAAGTCCGGCAGCACTGCAGGGATTCAGGCCGCTCACGCGACGAGGCTTCGGCTCATTCTCGGTAGATTGAATGCAGCGACGAATGCCAACGATATGGACTTACCCGGCCTTCGTTTGCACGAACTCTCTGGTAGCCGAGCCGGAATCTGGTCAGTGACAGTCAGTGGTAATTGGCGAGTGACCTTCC contains:
- a CDS encoding type II toxin-antitoxin system RelE/ParE family toxin; translated protein: MAKFFKSGSTAGIQAAHATRLRLILGRLNAATNANDMDLPGLRLHELSGSRAGIWSVTVSGNWRVTF